The Sphingosinicella humi genome has a window encoding:
- the aat gene encoding leucyl/phenylalanyl-tRNA--protein transferase — translation MAVLDPDLLLRAYSIGVFPMADSRDADEVFWVEPRRRAIIPLDGFRMSRSLRKTIRSGSFTVTHDKVFAAVVHNCAQREETWINRQIEQSYNLLHRLGHAHSIECWQDEELVGGLYGVRLGGAFFGESMFSLRPDASKVALAWLVARLIVGGFRLLDCQFMTEHLGRLGAIEVDQKRYVSMLSAALSAGSSGGGGAGGRVSASGSAPAGAGGASAGAAGAEFGALDRLLAADPARSVDAAAAGCVIAQLLGQTS, via the coding sequence ATGGCGGTTCTAGACCCGGACCTGCTGCTGCGCGCCTATTCCATCGGCGTGTTTCCGATGGCGGACAGCCGCGACGCCGACGAGGTTTTCTGGGTGGAGCCGCGCCGCCGCGCGATCATTCCGCTCGACGGCTTCCGCATGTCGCGCTCGCTCCGCAAGACGATCCGGTCGGGCAGCTTCACCGTTACGCACGACAAGGTGTTCGCCGCCGTCGTGCACAATTGCGCGCAGCGTGAGGAAACCTGGATCAACCGCCAGATCGAGCAGAGCTACAATCTGCTGCACCGACTCGGTCACGCCCATTCGATCGAATGCTGGCAGGATGAGGAGCTAGTCGGCGGACTCTACGGTGTGCGCCTCGGCGGCGCCTTCTTCGGCGAGAGCATGTTCTCGCTTCGGCCCGATGCGTCTAAGGTCGCGCTGGCCTGGCTGGTAGCGCGCCTGATCGTCGGTGGATTCCGGCTGCTCGACTGTCAGTTCATGACGGAGCATCTGGGCCGCCTCGGCGCGATCGAGGTCGACCAGAAACGCTATGTCTCGATGCTCTCCGCGGCATTGTCCGCGGGCTCTTCCGGCGGCGGCGGCGCAGGCGGCCGGGTCTCTGCCTCCGGTTCCGCTCCTGCAGGGGCCGGCGGTGCCTCTGCCGGTGCGGCCGGAGCGGAATTCGGCGCGCTCGACCGACTGCTCGCGGCGGATCCTGCGCGCTCGGTCGATGCGGCGGCGGCCGGATGTGTCATCGCGCAACTTTTGGGCCAGACGTCGTAA
- a CDS encoding outer membrane lipid asymmetry maintenance protein MlaD, whose product MKGLLRDNLVEAAVGLLVVLLAGWFVAFAWQRTGGGIRDSIQVTALFPAANGVSVGTDVRIAGLKVGSVASQRLDPETYQAEVILAIDEDFKVPSDSTAAITMEGLLGGTYITLLPGGSPTPLKNGDVIFDTQGSVDMMGLIGSFINRSGGRNSAPPQDEENSGLGTMEELGAQ is encoded by the coding sequence ATGAAGGGCCTGCTCCGGGACAACCTCGTCGAGGCCGCGGTCGGCCTGCTGGTCGTCCTGCTCGCAGGATGGTTCGTTGCCTTCGCCTGGCAGAGGACCGGCGGCGGCATCCGCGATTCGATCCAGGTCACCGCGCTGTTCCCGGCGGCGAACGGCGTGTCCGTGGGCACCGATGTTCGGATCGCCGGGCTCAAGGTCGGCAGCGTGGCCAGCCAGCGGCTGGACCCCGAAACCTACCAGGCCGAGGTGATCCTGGCGATCGACGAGGATTTCAAAGTCCCCTCCGACAGCACCGCTGCGATCACCATGGAGGGGCTGCTCGGCGGCACCTATATCACCCTCCTGCCGGGCGGATCCCCGACGCCGCTCAAAAATGGGGACGTGATTTTCGACACCCAGGGTTCGGTGGACATGATGGGTCTCATCGGCTCCTTCATCAATCGCTCCGGCGGCCGGAACTCCGCGCCGCCGCAGGACGAGGAGAATTCGGGGCTGGGCACGATGGAAGAGCTGGGGGCACAATGA
- a CDS encoding NADH:ubiquinone oxidoreductase subunit NDUFA12, giving the protein MGFWSKIFTWWDGATIGTALFSRRHGERVGTDSLGNVYFRAKKGNKRWVIYNGPNDASRIPPEWYSWLHHQIDGLPDEALPPIRKFEKPSTPNLTGTAHAYLPSGALERGGQRAAASGDYQAWTPE; this is encoded by the coding sequence ATGGGTTTCTGGTCCAAGATATTCACCTGGTGGGACGGCGCGACCATCGGCACAGCGCTGTTCAGCCGCCGCCACGGCGAGCGCGTCGGAACCGATTCGCTCGGCAACGTCTATTTTCGGGCGAAGAAGGGCAATAAGCGTTGGGTGATCTACAACGGTCCTAACGATGCGAGCCGCATTCCGCCCGAATGGTATAGCTGGCTGCATCATCAGATCGACGGCCTGCCCGATGAGGCGCTGCCCCCGATCCGCAAGTTCGAGAAGCCGTCGACGCCGAACCTCACCGGCACGGCCCACGCCTATCTGCCCTCCGGCGCCTTGGAGCGAGGCGGGCAGCGAGCGGCGGCGAGCGGCGATTATCAGGCCTGGACGCCCGAATAG
- a CDS encoding DUF192 domain-containing protein, translating into MSTRRMAATALVLILLGCRGEPPSAAEIAAAKQERPALDQIELQIQTDAATHPFTVEVARTPDEQARGLMFRESLAPNVGMLFPFPEPRPASFWMKNTLIPLDMIFVRPDGTIARIAVNTTPLSLAPVGVGEPVAAVLEIAGGRSVELGIDEGDRVSWPGGPSF; encoded by the coding sequence ATGTCGACCCGAAGGATGGCCGCCACGGCCCTGGTTCTGATTCTGCTCGGCTGCCGCGGCGAGCCTCCCTCCGCCGCCGAGATCGCCGCAGCGAAGCAGGAACGCCCCGCGCTCGACCAGATCGAGCTCCAGATTCAGACTGACGCCGCCACGCATCCGTTCACCGTCGAAGTGGCGCGGACGCCGGACGAGCAAGCGCGGGGACTGATGTTCCGCGAAAGCCTCGCGCCGAACGTCGGCATGCTCTTTCCCTTCCCCGAGCCGCGACCGGCAAGCTTCTGGATGAAGAATACGCTCATACCGCTCGACATGATCTTCGTCCGCCCCGACGGAACGATTGCCCGGATCGCGGTCAACACGACGCCGCTTTCGCTCGCCCCGGTCGGAGTGGGCGAGCCGGTCGCCGCCGTGCTGGAGATCGCCGGCGGGCGCTCGGTCGAGCTCGGGATTGACGAAGGCGACCGGGTGAGCTGGCCGGGCGGCCCTTCTTTCTAG
- a CDS encoding cold-shock protein, which yields MVDCALMTSRREMLANDEASAADASRPNSVADDGEALVKLTGTMKWFDATRGFGFMVSEQAKGDVLVHFSVLKEHDRRSLPEGAVIECLVAEQERGLQARKILSIDLSHAVAPDVGRAKASGDRIDPSTLLGDAGAFEPVRVKWFNRLKGYGFLVRESDDSQDIFVHMETVRRGGLCDLTPDELLRARVATGKKGPLAVEVEPR from the coding sequence ATGGTAGACTGTGCTTTAATGACTTCACGCCGTGAAATGCTTGCAAATGATGAGGCTTCGGCTGCCGATGCATCGCGCCCCAATAGCGTGGCCGATGATGGTGAGGCGCTAGTCAAGCTGACTGGGACCATGAAATGGTTCGATGCCACCCGCGGTTTCGGTTTCATGGTGAGCGAGCAGGCCAAGGGCGATGTTCTGGTGCATTTCAGCGTCCTCAAGGAGCATGACCGTCGCAGCCTTCCCGAGGGCGCTGTGATCGAATGCCTGGTTGCCGAGCAGGAGCGCGGGCTCCAGGCGCGAAAGATATTGTCTATCGACCTCAGCCACGCCGTTGCGCCGGACGTCGGCCGCGCCAAGGCCAGCGGCGACCGGATCGACCCGTCGACCCTGCTCGGGGACGCGGGCGCATTCGAGCCGGTGCGGGTCAAATGGTTCAATCGCTTGAAGGGGTATGGCTTTCTCGTGCGCGAAAGCGATGATTCGCAGGACATTTTCGTCCACATGGAGACCGTTCGCCGAGGCGGATTGTGCGATCTGACGCCGGACGAGCTCCTTCGCGCGCGTGTCGCGACAGGGAAAAAGGGGCCGCTCGCGGTCGAAGTGGAGCCGCGTTGA
- a CDS encoding regulatory protein RecX produces the protein MAQSRRVEPQRQKKPRPPLDEEALERIALFYVGRYATTRARLATYLGRKVRERGWAGEGAPPIDRLVARLSGLGYVDDRAFAAARAASLHQRGYGERRIAGALQAAGIEEADAAPAREQARSGALEAALRFARRKRIGPYADETPDRRMRDKAFAAMARAGHSMEVIRRVLDATPGEIPDCDNG, from the coding sequence ATGGCACAATCAAGGCGCGTGGAACCCCAAAGACAGAAAAAGCCCCGTCCTCCCCTTGACGAGGAAGCCCTGGAACGGATCGCCCTCTTCTATGTCGGGCGTTACGCCACGACGAGGGCCAGGCTCGCGACGTATCTCGGCCGCAAGGTGCGCGAGCGGGGCTGGGCCGGCGAAGGAGCCCCTCCGATCGACCGCCTCGTCGCTCGCCTGTCGGGCCTCGGTTATGTCGACGACCGCGCGTTCGCGGCGGCGCGGGCCGCTTCGCTGCACCAGCGAGGGTATGGCGAGCGACGAATCGCCGGGGCGCTGCAGGCGGCGGGAATCGAGGAGGCGGACGCGGCGCCGGCGAGGGAGCAGGCGCGGTCCGGCGCGCTGGAGGCTGCGCTACGTTTCGCCCGACGCAAGCGGATCGGCCCATATGCCGACGAGACGCCGGACCGACGGATGCGGGACAAGGCATTTGCGGCCATGGCGCGGGCGGGACACTCCATGGAGGTCATTCGTCGGGTGCTGGATGCAACCCCCGGTGAAATCCCAGATTGTGACAATGGCTAG
- a CDS encoding fatty acyl-AMP ligase, which translates to MLHQAEGRTRPRTLEEAALSPTPTADALPRRLADFETLGEALDYAAKGVRGLNFHDPRGRLARAFTFRELREDAIVAAYRLVARGVKPGDRVALIAETGPEFASLFFGAVYAGAWPVPLPLPTSFGGKDSYIDQLSVQLKSSDPTLLLYPAELTGMADAAAAAVAVQACDWQAFAKLEAPQAPLPSAATDDIAYLQYSSGSTRFPHGVAVTHRALLNNLAAHSHGMEVVDTDRCVSWLPWYHDMGLVGCLLSPVANQVSTDYLKTEDFARRPLAWLDLISRNEGTTLSYSPTFGYDICARRIGSQSKVSERFDLSRWRVAGNGADMIRPDVMQAFVDAFAGAGFKATSFLPSYGLAEATLAVSIMPPGEGIVVELVEETQLSGGVAHRDRPQRYRAIVNCGKPVRDMEVAIRDEEGQRLPEKAIGRVYACGPSIMHSYFRDEEATRACLDADGWLDTGDMGYMSDGYVYIVGRAKDMIIINGKNHWPQDIEWAVEQLPGFKAGDIAAFSITTPGGEETPAVLVQCRTSDAEERERLRDEIRERVRAITGMHCVVELVPPRTLPRTSSGKLSRAKARNLYLSGEIQPYDIAA; encoded by the coding sequence GTGCTCCACCAAGCCGAAGGCCGGACGCGGCCGCGCACGCTGGAAGAAGCTGCCCTGTCGCCCACTCCCACCGCGGACGCCCTGCCGCGCCGCCTTGCCGACTTCGAGACGCTGGGCGAGGCGCTGGATTATGCCGCCAAAGGCGTACGCGGCCTCAACTTCCACGATCCGAGGGGCCGGCTTGCCCGCGCCTTCACGTTCCGCGAGTTGCGCGAGGACGCCATCGTCGCCGCCTACCGGCTGGTGGCGCGGGGCGTGAAACCGGGCGACCGGGTGGCGCTCATCGCCGAAACCGGGCCGGAATTCGCCTCTCTCTTCTTCGGCGCCGTCTATGCCGGTGCCTGGCCCGTGCCGCTGCCGTTGCCGACCTCCTTCGGCGGCAAGGACTCCTATATCGACCAGTTGTCGGTGCAGCTCAAAAGCTCAGATCCCACCCTGCTGCTCTATCCGGCCGAGCTCACCGGGATGGCGGATGCCGCGGCCGCCGCGGTGGCCGTCCAGGCCTGCGACTGGCAAGCGTTTGCGAAGCTCGAGGCGCCGCAGGCGCCCCTGCCCTCCGCCGCCACCGACGACATCGCCTATCTCCAATATTCGAGCGGCTCGACGCGCTTCCCGCATGGCGTCGCGGTCACGCACCGCGCGTTGCTCAACAATCTCGCGGCACACAGCCACGGCATGGAGGTGGTCGACACCGACCGCTGCGTGTCCTGGCTCCCCTGGTACCACGACATGGGCCTGGTCGGCTGCCTGCTCTCGCCCGTCGCCAACCAGGTCTCGACCGACTATCTGAAGACCGAGGATTTCGCTCGCCGCCCGCTCGCCTGGCTCGATCTTATCAGCCGCAACGAGGGCACGACGCTCAGCTATTCGCCGACCTTCGGCTACGACATCTGCGCCCGGCGCATCGGCAGCCAGAGCAAGGTTTCCGAGCGTTTCGACCTGTCGCGCTGGCGGGTGGCCGGGAACGGCGCCGACATGATCCGCCCGGACGTAATGCAGGCCTTCGTCGATGCCTTCGCCGGCGCCGGCTTCAAGGCGACGAGCTTCCTCCCCAGCTACGGCCTCGCCGAGGCGACGCTGGCGGTCTCGATCATGCCGCCCGGCGAGGGGATCGTCGTCGAGCTGGTCGAGGAGACGCAGCTGTCTGGCGGCGTCGCCCATCGCGACCGGCCGCAGCGCTATCGCGCCATCGTCAATTGCGGCAAGCCCGTCCGCGACATGGAAGTCGCGATCCGCGACGAGGAAGGCCAGCGCCTGCCCGAAAAGGCGATCGGCCGGGTCTACGCCTGCGGCCCCTCGATCATGCACAGCTATTTCCGCGACGAGGAAGCGACCCGCGCCTGCCTCGACGCCGACGGTTGGCTCGACACCGGCGACATGGGCTACATGTCCGATGGCTATGTCTACATCGTCGGCCGCGCCAAGGACATGATCATCATCAACGGCAAGAATCACTGGCCGCAGGACATTGAGTGGGCGGTGGAGCAGCTGCCGGGCTTCAAGGCGGGCGACATCGCCGCCTTCTCGATCACCACGCCGGGCGGCGAGGAGACACCGGCGGTGCTCGTCCAGTGTCGTACCTCGGACGCCGAGGAGCGCGAGCGCCTGCGGGACGAAATCCGCGAGCGAGTCCGGGCGATCACCGGCATGCACTGCGTGGTCGAGCTGGTGCCGCCGCGTACCCTGCCGCGCACCAGCTCGGGCAAGCTCTCCCGCGCCAAGGCGCGCAACCTCTACCTCTCCGGCGAAATCCAGCCCTACGACATCGCCGCCTGA
- the secE gene encoding preprotein translocase subunit SecE — protein sequence MAKVSPGEFLKQVKTETAKVVWPSRKETVTTAIMVLIMTALLALFFFGVDSAFSAIVQALLGLLS from the coding sequence GTGGCGAAAGTCAGTCCCGGTGAATTTCTAAAGCAGGTCAAGACGGAGACCGCCAAGGTCGTCTGGCCCTCGCGCAAGGAGACGGTCACCACCGCCATCATGGTGCTGATCATGACGGCCTTGCTCGCCCTCTTCTTCTTCGGCGTCGATTCGGCCTTCAGCGCGATCGTGCAGGCGCTGCTCGGCCTCTTGAGCTAG
- the nusG gene encoding transcription termination/antitermination protein NusG codes for MSRWYIIHAYSGFENKVRDAIMAEATRLGLEQLVEAVEVPTEKVTEVRRGKKVTSDRKFFPGYVLAKLDMNDQVYHLVKNTPKVTGFLGSSGKPQPISEAEAARILHTKDEAAAAAPKQKINVDYEIGDNVKVLEGPFASFNGIVEELDFDRGRVKVGVSIFGRATPVELEFEQVELVK; via the coding sequence ATGTCTCGCTGGTATATCATCCACGCTTATTCGGGCTTCGAGAACAAGGTGCGCGACGCCATCATGGCGGAAGCGACGCGGCTCGGCCTCGAGCAGCTTGTCGAGGCCGTCGAGGTCCCCACCGAGAAGGTGACCGAGGTCCGCCGCGGCAAGAAGGTGACGAGCGACCGCAAATTCTTCCCGGGCTACGTGCTCGCCAAGCTCGACATGAACGACCAGGTCTATCACCTGGTGAAGAACACGCCGAAGGTGACGGGCTTCCTGGGCTCCTCGGGCAAGCCGCAGCCGATCAGCGAAGCCGAGGCCGCGCGCATCCTCCACACCAAGGACGAAGCCGCCGCCGCCGCGCCGAAGCAGAAGATCAATGTCGACTATGAGATCGGCGACAATGTGAAGGTGCTGGAAGGCCCGTTCGCGAGCTTCAACGGCATCGTCGAGGAGCTGGATTTCGACCGCGGCCGCGTCAAGGTCGGCGTCTCCATCTTCGGCCGCGCCACCCCGGTCGAGCTGGAATTCGAACAGGTAGAGCTGGTCAAATAG
- a CDS encoding class I SAM-dependent DNA methyltransferase: MRLGWNEIRIRAREFSRRWKDAHYEKGETQTFYNEFFQIFGIDRKKVAIFERKIQMIDANKRGFIDLFWPSVLLVEQKSAGRDLFKAEGQALDYVLGLRDREVPRFVLTCDFQRFRLLELETRREVAFTLPELHKNVEAFAFMLGVERRHYGKQTAVNIKAAELLGTLHDALEAKGYKGVELERLMVRLLFCLFADDTGIFESKDDFLYLIEERTDEDGGNVGRVLMHLFEMLDTPVSERLEGDDPEFAKFPYVNGDLFKGRLRTPVFDAQMRDDLLTAAKFDWGKVSPAIFGSLFQSVMDKDERRKKGAHYTTEPNIMKLIGPLFLDDLREELDRLKARRDGGRRAALLAFQEKLGSLNFFDPACGCGNFLVVTYRELRRMEQEALEQIYDPNSPMMLEVEALSIISVDQFHGIELEEFPAHIAEVAMWMTEHLANIELGRTFGKVFADIPLKDSANIVHGDALAIDWDDVLPHQQCFAVMGNPPFVGAKYQSPEQRAQVRELAALGKSGGTLDYVAAWFLKAGAYIAKGPTRIGFVATNSITQGEQVAQLWPILFDRYGLEIDFAHRTFAWGSDARGKAHVHVVIVGLSHRDHERREKRLFSYDDINGEPDESRHPALTAYLFGAENVANRHLVVKEEARPLSGSPRLRTGVQMIDNGILTFTHAEKRAFLETEPEAAPLFREFLGGEEYINGFTRSILYLADADPALLRRLPQVTERMRQLREYRAASRRASTVAMATFPTKLGVDERLGADYLVIPNTSSERREYVPIGWLGPDVIANQKLRILPNADLWEFGVLTSRMHMAWMRAITGRMKSDYMYSVGIVYNTYPWPETADAQKVEVEKLAQAVLAARAEWPTSSLADLYDPDTMPANLRKAHAALDAAVDRLYRRKPFDSDRDRVEHLFGLYEALVDPLRHEGVKQVKRVERLKRRKEQAAEKRA, encoded by the coding sequence ATGCGTCTCGGTTGGAACGAAATAAGGATAAGGGCGCGCGAGTTTTCGCGGCGCTGGAAGGACGCCCATTACGAAAAGGGCGAGACCCAGACCTTCTACAATGAATTCTTCCAGATCTTCGGCATCGACCGCAAGAAGGTCGCCATCTTCGAGCGTAAGATCCAGATGATCGACGCCAACAAGCGCGGCTTCATCGATCTCTTCTGGCCCAGCGTGCTGCTCGTCGAGCAGAAAAGCGCCGGCCGCGACCTGTTCAAGGCGGAAGGCCAGGCGCTCGATTACGTCCTCGGCCTGCGCGATCGCGAAGTGCCCCGTTTCGTCCTCACCTGCGATTTCCAGCGCTTCCGCCTGCTCGAACTGGAAACACGCCGGGAGGTCGCCTTCACGCTCCCGGAGCTGCACAAGAACGTCGAGGCCTTCGCCTTCATGCTGGGTGTTGAGCGGCGCCATTATGGGAAGCAGACGGCCGTCAACATCAAGGCCGCCGAGTTGCTCGGCACGCTGCACGATGCGCTGGAGGCAAAGGGCTACAAGGGAGTCGAGCTGGAGCGGCTGATGGTCCGGCTTCTCTTCTGCCTCTTCGCCGACGATACCGGCATATTCGAGAGCAAGGACGACTTCCTCTATTTGATCGAGGAGCGCACCGACGAGGACGGCGGCAATGTCGGCCGCGTGCTGATGCACCTGTTCGAAATGCTAGATACGCCGGTCAGCGAGCGGCTAGAAGGCGACGACCCCGAATTCGCCAAGTTTCCCTACGTCAACGGCGACCTCTTCAAAGGGAGGCTGCGCACCCCCGTCTTCGACGCGCAAATGCGGGACGACCTGCTAACTGCCGCGAAGTTCGACTGGGGAAAGGTCAGTCCGGCGATCTTCGGCTCGCTGTTCCAGTCGGTGATGGACAAGGACGAAAGGCGGAAAAAGGGCGCGCACTACACGACCGAGCCCAATATCATGAAGCTGATCGGGCCCTTGTTCCTCGACGATCTTCGAGAGGAGCTGGACCGTTTGAAGGCTCGGCGCGACGGCGGCAGGCGGGCGGCGTTGCTCGCCTTTCAGGAGAAGCTCGGCAGCCTCAACTTCTTCGACCCGGCCTGCGGGTGCGGCAACTTCCTCGTCGTCACCTATCGCGAGCTGCGCCGGATGGAGCAGGAGGCGCTGGAGCAGATTTACGACCCCAACAGCCCGATGATGCTGGAGGTCGAAGCCTTGAGCATCATCAGCGTCGACCAATTCCACGGCATCGAGCTGGAGGAGTTTCCCGCCCACATCGCCGAAGTCGCGATGTGGATGACCGAGCATCTCGCCAACATCGAGCTGGGCCGGACGTTCGGAAAGGTGTTCGCCGACATTCCGCTCAAGGACAGCGCCAATATCGTTCACGGCGATGCGCTAGCGATCGATTGGGACGATGTCCTTCCACACCAGCAATGTTTCGCGGTGATGGGCAATCCGCCGTTTGTCGGCGCGAAATATCAGTCGCCGGAGCAGCGGGCGCAGGTGCGGGAGCTGGCGGCGCTCGGTAAATCGGGCGGGACATTGGATTATGTGGCGGCTTGGTTCCTCAAGGCCGGTGCCTACATCGCCAAGGGGCCGACCCGGATCGGCTTTGTCGCCACCAATTCGATCACCCAGGGTGAGCAGGTGGCGCAGCTCTGGCCGATTTTGTTCGACCGGTACGGCCTAGAGATCGACTTCGCCCACCGCACCTTCGCGTGGGGATCGGATGCCCGTGGCAAGGCGCACGTCCATGTCGTGATCGTCGGCCTTTCTCATCGTGATCACGAACGGCGGGAGAAAAGGCTGTTCAGCTACGACGACATCAACGGGGAACCGGACGAGAGCCGCCATCCGGCACTCACCGCCTATCTGTTCGGTGCGGAGAATGTGGCCAACCGTCATCTGGTGGTCAAGGAAGAGGCGCGGCCGCTCAGTGGTTCACCAAGGCTCAGGACCGGCGTCCAGATGATCGATAACGGAATCCTGACGTTCACGCACGCTGAGAAGCGGGCATTTCTTGAGACAGAACCGGAGGCGGCACCGCTCTTCCGAGAGTTCCTAGGCGGCGAGGAGTATATCAACGGTTTTACGCGCTCGATCCTCTACCTCGCCGATGCGGATCCTGCATTACTGAGGCGTCTGCCTCAGGTCACAGAAAGGATGCGGCAGCTTCGGGAATACCGTGCCGCAAGCCGGAGGGCTTCGACGGTCGCGATGGCCACCTTTCCGACGAAGCTTGGCGTCGATGAACGGTTAGGCGCGGACTACCTAGTTATTCCGAACACGAGTTCTGAACGGCGCGAATATGTCCCGATCGGATGGCTTGGTCCGGATGTAATCGCAAACCAGAAGCTGCGTATTCTCCCCAATGCCGATCTTTGGGAATTCGGCGTCCTTACGAGCCGAATGCATATGGCATGGATGCGGGCAATTACTGGACGAATGAAATCCGATTACATGTACTCCGTCGGCATTGTATACAACACCTACCCTTGGCCCGAAACAGCCGATGCGCAAAAGGTTGAGGTCGAGAAGCTCGCCCAAGCAGTGCTCGCCGCGAGGGCAGAATGGCCGACCAGTTCGCTCGCCGACCTCTACGATCCCGACACCATGCCCGCCAATCTCAGAAAGGCCCATGCCGCGCTCGATGCGGCGGTGGACCGACTCTACCGCCGCAAGCCTTTCGACAGCGACCGCGACCGGGTGGAGCATCTGTTCGGGCTTTACGAAGCCCTCGTGGACCCGCTCCGGCACGAAGGCGTGAAGCAGGTGAAGCGGGTCGAACGCCTGAAAAGGCGCAAAGAGCAGGCTGCGGAGAAGCGCGCGTGA
- a CDS encoding restriction endonuclease, translated as MTTSLPKYDDFMLPTLKALHALGGSASIEEIQDRLVSDMGLTPEQMEAAYPKSGALIAPDRMSWARSYLKIAGLLKRAGKGIWVLTDQGREATGMTPAQLKAHVKKLSAPHHASVVARRKQARAGEASIDNVEEETEQEDVWADQLLAKVQSIEPAAFERLAQRILRESGFTRVEVTGKSGDGGIDGHGVLRVNLISFQVLFQCKRYKGSVSAGTVRDFRGAMQGRADKGLIITTGTFTPDARREATRDGAPAIDLIDGEALTDLLKSLKLGVRVEQVITERVTVEEDFFDEI; from the coding sequence GTGACGACATCCCTCCCCAAATATGACGATTTCATGCTGCCGACGCTGAAGGCGCTCCACGCGCTCGGCGGCTCTGCTTCGATCGAGGAAATCCAAGATCGCCTCGTCTCCGACATGGGGCTGACGCCGGAACAGATGGAAGCCGCTTATCCGAAAAGCGGAGCGCTGATCGCGCCGGATCGGATGTCCTGGGCGCGCAGCTACCTGAAGATCGCCGGTCTCCTCAAGAGAGCCGGAAAAGGCATCTGGGTGCTCACCGATCAGGGGCGCGAAGCGACGGGCATGACGCCGGCGCAGCTCAAGGCGCATGTCAAGAAGCTGAGCGCACCCCATCACGCCTCGGTGGTGGCAAGACGCAAACAGGCGCGCGCGGGCGAAGCATCGATCGACAACGTCGAGGAGGAGACGGAACAGGAGGATGTCTGGGCCGATCAGCTGCTGGCGAAGGTCCAATCGATCGAACCCGCCGCCTTTGAGCGACTTGCCCAACGTATCCTGCGCGAGAGCGGATTCACGCGCGTTGAAGTGACCGGCAAGTCCGGGGATGGCGGGATCGACGGACACGGCGTGTTGCGGGTGAACCTGATCTCCTTTCAGGTCCTGTTTCAGTGCAAGCGCTACAAGGGCTCCGTTTCGGCCGGCACCGTGCGCGACTTTCGAGGAGCGATGCAAGGACGCGCGGACAAGGGTCTCATCATCACCACCGGCACCTTCACGCCCGACGCGCGCCGCGAAGCCACGCGGGACGGTGCCCCAGCGATCGATCTGATCGACGGCGAAGCACTGACCGATCTCCTGAAGTCACTCAAGTTGGGCGTTCGTGTCGAGCAGGTGATCACCGAGCGAGTGACGGTGGAGGAGGACTTCTTCGACGAAATCTGA
- a CDS encoding DksA/TraR family C4-type zinc finger protein, whose product MAGGWTRDGAVQEQIDDSVTDAVLAARAALAAGGGSEYCEVCGEAIPEARRRALPGARTCVSCQAERDGRRVSAGINRRGSKDSQLR is encoded by the coding sequence ATGGCCGGCGGGTGGACGCGGGATGGGGCGGTGCAGGAGCAGATCGACGACAGCGTCACCGACGCCGTGCTCGCCGCGCGCGCCGCGCTGGCGGCTGGCGGCGGATCGGAATATTGCGAGGTGTGCGGCGAGGCCATCCCCGAAGCGCGGCGGCGGGCGCTGCCGGGAGCGCGGACCTGCGTGTCCTGCCAGGCGGAACGGGACGGGCGGCGGGTGAGCGCCGGCATCAATCGGCGCGGGAGCAAGGACAGCCAGCTTCGCTAG
- the rplK gene encoding 50S ribosomal protein L11, with protein MAKKITGYIKLQVPAGAANPSPPIGPALGQRGVNIMEFCKAFNAATGDMEKAMPIPTIITVYADRSFSFETKTPPATFLLKKAAKLKSGSKEPGKASAGTIKRSQLREIAETKMKDLNANDLDSATKIIEGSALSMGLEVVEG; from the coding sequence ATGGCTAAGAAGATTACGGGCTATATCAAGCTCCAGGTGCCCGCGGGCGCCGCCAATCCTTCGCCGCCGATCGGCCCGGCCCTGGGTCAGCGCGGCGTCAACATCATGGAATTCTGCAAGGCCTTCAATGCCGCCACCGGCGACATGGAAAAGGCGATGCCGATCCCGACCATCATCACCGTCTATGCGGACCGCAGCTTCTCGTTCGAGACGAAGACGCCGCCGGCGACCTTCCTCCTGAAGAAGGCCGCGAAGCTCAAGTCCGGCTCCAAGGAGCCCGGCAAGGCTTCGGCCGGCACGATCAAGCGCTCGCAGCTGCGCGAGATCGCCGAGACTAAGATGAAGGATCTGAACGCGAACGATCTCGACTCCGCGACCAAGATCATCGAAGGCAGCGCCCTCTCGATGGGCCTCGAAGTGGTGGAGGGCTAA